The Paraphotobacterium marinum genome contains a region encoding:
- a CDS encoding trimeric intracellular cation channel family protein has product MTLLILYIIGIVSEAMTGSLSAGKRKMDWFGVILIASITSLGGGTIRDILLNHYPLTWVKHPYFLILTCLAGICATQIPNWITKNNKLFLTLDAIGLITFTIIGFQIALEIGCSPLICIVSGLITGVFGGLMRDILTQNPPIVLYRELYASVSILTSGIYLFLINTKLNHDLVIIISFFSGLIIRLLAIKFNLNLPTFSIKEINGNSKFKDK; this is encoded by the coding sequence ATGACTCTTTTAATTCTTTATATTATTGGAATAGTTTCTGAAGCTATGACAGGTTCTCTTTCTGCGGGTAAAAGAAAAATGGATTGGTTTGGTGTTATTTTAATTGCATCCATAACAAGTCTGGGTGGAGGTACAATTAGAGATATTCTATTAAATCATTATCCATTAACATGGGTTAAACATCCTTATTTTTTAATTTTAACTTGTCTAGCCGGTATATGTGCAACACAGATACCAAACTGGATTACAAAAAATAATAAATTATTTTTAACATTAGATGCAATTGGTTTAATCACATTTACAATTATTGGCTTTCAAATAGCATTAGAGATTGGATGTAGTCCATTAATATGTATAGTATCAGGTTTAATCACTGGTGTATTTGGTGGATTAATGAGGGATATATTAACACAAAACCCTCCGATTGTTCTTTATAGAGAGCTTTATGCATCAGTATCTATTCTTACATCTGGGATTTATTTATTTTTAATTAACACAAAATTAAACCATGATTTAGTTATTATAATTAGTTTTTTTTCAGGTTTAATCATACGTCTACTTGCAATTAAATTTAATTTAAATCTTCCAACTTTTAGCATAAAAGAAATTAATGGTAATTCTAAATTTAAAGATAAATAA